The sequence GGCCATTTTAACCTCCACCTAAaaccttcttcagcccttctctcctccaccttctctcacCTACTTTCACTCTGTCTGAGCTCTCTCACAAACATCTCCCAGCTACATccaaggtcaccccctcaaccttccCATCATTCATTGCCCCATCCACAAGGTCAACTTGTCTCCATTGCCTACAAACCCCTTAACTCACAACCTTCAGGGTCTGTCCAGGTTCCTCCTTGGAATCCACTCCCACTTTTGCTGATATGGCTCAGATCTCACCCAGAGACTCTCTGATGGAGAGACCTTGTACTGACCCATTTTTGACCCAGTGgccctctctcacactgactTGCATAACCTTTAAAACATGATGCTTGGCTCATTCTTCTTAAAAAACACTCATCCAATTCTAATGATCAGGGACCCAGAGTCTTGATCAGAATCTTTTACTAATATCAGAGAATGGGGAAACGGTGACCaagtgacattatcactgcactGTTAACTCAGAGACCCTGATAATGTTCCTGATTGTTCTTCCTCTCCTGCAGAAGTACATCAAGAGGTGGGGGTTCAGGGTAGATTCATCAGAATCCCACTGGGGCTTAAAGAGTTAAATGATGAAGCCGTGAGTGTAAACTGGGCTCGTATTACACTGTGTGGAGAAGATGGAGGTGTGACCGAATTGACGGATATTAAATGAGTTCTGGGAGTTTTGGTATCAAGGTGGATGGAGAGAAACCGTTTCTTCAGATGGAGGGGAGTCCTGTCCACGTTAACATCCGTCAAAGTAAGGCAGCCCATTTAGGAGCGAAATTAGGCAGGATTTGTCACACAAAAGGCAGTGGTGTTCTGGATCGCTGTCCCTCCTGACCAGGCtatggaggctgggtccatggaATTTTAAAACTCAAGATTAATGGCTCTCTTGAGTTAACAGACGTAAAAGAACCAGGATGAGTGGATTTTTCCCAAGTGCAATCTTGATTTGGATTTGTACCGTGTTGTCAGCACAGAAAACACAGTCGACAACCTCTTGTGAGAGCAACAGTGAAATGGGGCATTCGCTGTAATGGAGCACgtactttcccactctctctctctctgttttcagGTGCTGTGTTTTCAGAGGGTGTTAAGTCACTGTGGAGTATCAGTGGgtgttcaaggtttgtgagaagatttgtagctcgggtgctcgttgttgtggttctgttcgccgagctgggagtttttcttgcaaacgtttcgtcccctttctaggtgacatcctcagtgcttgggagcctcctgtgaagcacttctgtgctgatttctccagcatttatactggtttgaatctgccgcttccggttgtcagttgctgtccgctgcagtggccgatatatagggtctaggtcgatgtgtctgttgatagaatttgtagatgagtgccatgcctctaggaattccctggctgttctctgtttggcctgccctataatagtggtgttgtcccaatcgaattcgtgttgtttgtcatctgagtgtatggctactagggatagctggtcgtgtcgtttcgtggctagttggtgttcatgaatgcgggttgttagctgtcttcctgtttgtcctatgtagtgttttgtgcatgggattttgtacactacattagttttgctcatgctgggaatcgggtcctttgtcctgttgagtttttgtctgagagtggctgttggtttgtgtgctgttttgagtcctagtggtcgcagcagtctggctgtcagttcagaaatgctcctgatgtatgggagtgtggccagtcctttgggttgtggcatgtcctcattgcGTTGCCTTTCCcggaggcatctgttgatgaaattgcgcgggtatccatttttggcgaataccttgtataggtgttcctcttcttctttttgcagttctgatgtactgcagtgtgttgtggcccttttgaatagtgtcctaatgcaacttcgtttgtgtgtgttggggcggttgctttcatagttcaggacttggtctgtgtgtgtggctttcctgtataccttcgtggtgaattctccattcggtgttctctgtactatcacgtctaggaatgggagctggttgtccttttcgtcctctctcgtgaatcggattcctgtgagtgtggtgttgatgatccagtgtgtgttctccatttctgtgtttttaatgattacaaaggtgtcgtccacgtatctgacccagagtttgggttgtaatggcgttaaaactgttttttctaacctttgcattactgcttctgctatgagtccggagatcggtgagcccgtTGATTTGTTcttatatctggttgttgaatgtgaagtgtgttgtgaggcacaggtccagtagtttaagtatgccgtctttgttaataggttcagcgtcctgttgtctgttgtgtatgtccagcaggttggatattgtttctctggctagggttttgtcaatagaagtgaacagtgccgttacatcgaatgagaccatggtttcttccttgtctatgtgtatatttctgatgatgtccaagaattcctgtgttgactgtatagagtgtctggatccgctgatcaggtgtttcagtttctgttgtagctctttagccagtttgtgtgatggtgtccctggtagtgatactatgggtctgagtgggatgtcttgttcgtgtactttaggtagtccatagaatctgggggtgttgttgctttcaggtttcattctttgtaggtcagtcctggttatctgtccgtttttttgtagcttcctcagtgtgttgtttatcctattggtgagctgtggagtggggtcaaactccctcttttggtaggtgttggtgtctgcaagtagttCTTCAGCTTTTTGAAtgtaatctgatttgtccagtattaCCGTCATTCTGTCTTTGTGGGTTCACAGACTGCAGCAGTCTCTCATTGCCTGCTGGAAGGGTGGCtggcctttagattagattagattacttacagtgtggaaacaggcccttcggcccaacaagtccacaccgacccgccgaagcgcaatccacccataccactacatttacccctttacctaacactacaggcaatttagcatggccaattcacctgacccgcacatctttggactgtgggaggaaaccggagcacccggaggaaatccacgcagacacggggagaacgtgcaaactccacacagtcagtcacctaggtcgggaattgaacccgtgtctctggcgctgtgaggcagcagtgctaaccactgtgccaccgtgccgcccataatagcGTATGGACAGGCTGACAACCATGTTACCAACACACCGCGCGCAGCCTGACCCAGAGTTTCTGACCCAAagttagggacactacccactCCACCACAATTGCTCCTCTGGTTCCTTACACACTCTTGTACAGGTACTGGATTACCTTCAGAGTAGTGATCTGCTGGGTCCCCAGAGGGGGATTTTGAGACTAAGGGGcacgtttttaaggtgagaggagagaggttttaaaaagacatgaggcaacttattttgcacagagagtggttcatgtgtggagtgagcggcctgaggaagtggtgaatgtgggtacagttgcaacatttaaaaggcatctggatataaataagaaaggtttggcgGGCTATGTGCCAAtcgctggctggtgggactagtttggattGGGATTATGgtaggcatggactggttggaccgaagggtctgtttccgtgctggatgactctgtCTCTGTTTAGTTTGCACCTCAAGTCACAGCAGGTAAATCCTGGATAGTAGCCAGCCCAGGGTGGCAATCAGATGCCCCAAGTGGCAATGTTTAACGCTGTGCCAAAGTTATCCAAAATCTtagttgaggagctggtgtgaaGGAAAACAGGTAAATGATGCAAGATACCAGGCAAAGCAAAGAGGGATAGAGAGTACATTGAATTTCTTTAATCTCTGCATACTTGGTGCTCAGAGAAACGTCGGTCAAATTAAAGCGCTCGAATTTGCTGCGGATTGTCTTCCAAAGGAGACCCCTTTCCAATCAGACATATTCTGTTTTGTGCCACAGAGCTCTCTTCACAGGTAGTGGTTGCAGCTGGAGGTTCCCCTCGGATTGGCGAAAGCAGCACTGGGATGTGATTAGCAGGAGGCCTCCGAAGACAAGAAGGAAGCCACCCAACCACCCGATGAACAAGGCTGGGCCAAACTCCCACCGCGGCACAAACTCGGGGACGGCAGTATCCCAGAAGTTGACCACGGTCAGGTGGGCCATGTAGGAGACCGGGGCGAGGGTTGTAATTCCAGCGAGCAGGAAGGACACTCCCCCGCCGACGGCTAACCTCCCCTTGGTGGTCTCCTGGTCACTGCAGCAAGTGATGGAGTCCAATCCGGACAGG is a genomic window of Hemiscyllium ocellatum isolate sHemOce1 chromosome 12, sHemOce1.pat.X.cur, whole genome shotgun sequence containing:
- the LOC132820906 gene encoding putative claudin-24, whose translation is MSTKLCQCQCAGFCLSLLGWICSLAATVLPQWLTRNTDLLQSEIFFVGMWETCVAQDEGPVQCKAYDSLLGMPDDIQLTRILMCVSVALGLLALLFTLSGLDSITCCSDQETTKGRLAVGGGVSFLLAGITTLAPVSYMAHLTVVNFWDTAVPEFVPRWEFGPALFIGWLGGFLLVFGGLLLITSQCCFRQSEGNLQLQPLPVKRALWHKTEYV